The following are encoded together in the Campylobacter devanensis genome:
- the topA gene encoding type I DNA topoisomerase, with the protein MSKLIIVESPAKAKTIKNFLGSEYKVIASKGHIRDLPKSSFGIKIDGDNFTPEYRISSDHSAIVKEIKELAKSADTIYLATDEDREGEAIAYHIATAIGKKPETLPRIVFHEITKGAIEAALANPRKLDMNSVNAQQARRLLDRIVGYKLSPLLNIKIQRGLSAGRVQSSALKILVDREREIREFKPIEYFSIDTKFKDDLEVELIEFQGSKIEKLTITNAQRAKYILDNIKDDKFKVKSIESKERKTNPQPPFMTSTLQQSASNRLGFSPKKTMMLAQSLYEGVQTNSGFMGAITYMRTDSLNIAKEALSAARELIKSEFGSKYLPKTANIYTTKSKGAQEAHEAIRPTNLSFTPQIASQYLDKDMLRLYTLIYNRFLASQMSPSVCEIQNIIINGKNCEFKLLGKKVSFDGFYRVYGDMDKDKILPPLKIDDNMSIQSIKSTKHETEPPSRYSEAGLVKKLESLGIGRPSTYAPTISLLTSRDYVKVEKKQLIPNDIAFTITSVLEDNFKDIVDSEFTSKMEEKLDDIAENKADWQEVLSNFYHPFIKQIDEGKTNIKSQKVAEPIGEKCPDCGGELVKRKGRFGEFIACLNFPKCKYTKNLANSNKFEKKEPSKIGIQCPDCGGELVERIGKKGKFYGCANYPKCNFLSKYKPIIDKCPKCNTQMVLKELKKGNFKECPQCKFKEEVSNNE; encoded by the coding sequence ATGAGTAAATTAATAATAGTTGAATCTCCAGCTAAAGCTAAAACTATAAAAAATTTCTTAGGTTCTGAGTATAAGGTTATAGCTAGTAAGGGACATATTAGAGATCTGCCTAAATCTAGCTTTGGGATTAAGATAGATGGGGATAACTTTACTCCTGAGTATAGGATTAGCAGCGATCACTCTGCTATCGTAAAAGAGATTAAAGAGCTTGCTAAGAGTGCCGATACCATCTATCTAGCAACCGATGAGGATAGAGAGGGTGAGGCTATAGCTTATCATATCGCCACAGCAATTGGCAAAAAGCCCGAAACCCTACCTAGAATAGTATTTCACGAAATCACAAAGGGCGCTATCGAAGCGGCTTTGGCAAATCCTAGAAAATTAGATATGAATAGCGTAAATGCCCAACAAGCAAGAAGGCTATTAGATAGGATTGTTGGCTATAAGCTTAGTCCGCTTTTAAATATCAAAATTCAAAGAGGTTTAAGTGCTGGGCGTGTCCAAAGCTCAGCACTTAAAATTCTAGTCGATCGAGAGCGTGAGATTAGAGAATTTAAGCCTATTGAGTATTTTAGCATTGATACTAAATTTAAAGATGATTTAGAAGTTGAGTTAATCGAATTTCAAGGCTCAAAGATAGAAAAGCTCACCATCACAAACGCCCAAAGAGCCAAATATATCTTAGATAATATAAAAGATGATAAATTCAAAGTCAAAAGCATAGAATCCAAAGAGCGTAAAACTAACCCCCAACCACCTTTTATGACCTCAACTCTACAACAAAGTGCGTCAAATAGACTTGGCTTTAGCCCTAAAAAAACCATGATGTTAGCCCAAAGTTTATATGAAGGCGTCCAGACAAATAGCGGTTTTATGGGTGCCATAACCTATATGAGAACAGATAGCCTAAATATAGCCAAAGAAGCTTTAAGCGCTGCTAGGGAGCTTATAAAGAGCGAATTTGGTTCAAAATATCTACCAAAAACTGCCAATATCTACACCACAAAATCCAAAGGCGCCCAAGAGGCTCACGAGGCGATCAGACCTACAAATTTGAGCTTTACACCACAAATTGCCTCACAATATTTAGACAAAGATATGCTAAGGCTATACACATTGATTTATAATAGATTTTTGGCTTCACAGATGAGCCCTAGCGTGTGTGAAATTCAAAATATCATTATAAATGGCAAAAATTGCGAGTTTAAACTCTTAGGCAAGAAGGTTTCTTTCGATGGATTTTATAGAGTTTATGGCGATATGGATAAAGATAAAATTCTCCCACCCTTAAAAATCGATGATAATATGAGTATCCAAAGCATCAAAAGCACCAAACACGAAACCGAGCCACCTAGTCGCTACTCTGAGGCCGGCCTTGTCAAAAAGCTAGAGAGCCTAGGTATTGGCAGACCTAGCACCTATGCGCCTACTATTTCGCTTCTAACTAGCCGTGATTATGTCAAAGTAGAAAAAAAGCAATTAATCCCAAATGATATAGCATTTACTATAACTTCAGTATTAGAAGATAATTTTAAAGATATTGTAGATAGCGAATTTACTTCTAAAATGGAAGAAAAGCTTGATGATATAGCCGAAAATAAAGCCGATTGGCAAGAGGTTTTATCCAATTTTTACCACCCCTTTATCAAACAGATTGATGAAGGAAAAACAAATATAAAAAGCCAAAAAGTAGCCGAGCCAATAGGTGAGAAATGCCCTGATTGCGGTGGGGAGTTGGTTAAAAGAAAGGGTAGATTTGGCGAGTTTATAGCCTGTTTAAATTTCCCAAAATGTAAATATACCAAAAACCTAGCTAACTCTAATAAATTTGAGAAAAAAGAGCCATCTAAAATCGGCATTCAATGCCCTGATTGCGGTGGAGAATTGGTCGAGAGAATTGGTAAAAAAGGCAAATTCTATGGCTGTGCCAACTATCCAAAATGTAATTTTCTAAGCAAATATAAACCAATTATAGACAAATGCCCAAAATGTAATACACAAATGGTCTTAAAAGAGCTTAAAAAAGGGAATTTCAAAGAGTGCCCACAATGTAAATTTAAAGAAGAGGTAAGCAATAATGAATAA
- a CDS encoding GspE/PulE family protein, producing the protein MNEMLKKLQNSSITLSAAAKELAISEDEICEIISEQFGYEIADISVVDYTLADSLPLDIMVKFEILPIKFEANIISVAMKNPFNTSALLRLRNIYKDKIIKPLIIQPAKLDRILAKLPLHYGLNAIISQVKVQINSKGSNDNSAVLRLIDRVLNSAIDLNSSDIHIEPTSFGCVIRVRIDGVLCELFEFDSDIYAGLIGRLKLLANLDIAEHKKAQDGRFSYDINGRSIDFRISVLPIIDGQSVVLRILDSHKMIVNLQNLGLNELNFSTLKRAIYKNYGMILVTGPTGSGKTTTIYSALNELKGPTKKIITIEEPVEYQMSYLQQVAVGHRSAISFEEALRSALRQDPDIIMIGEIRDYQSLRTAVGAALTGHLVLSTLHTNNAISAIDRMMDMGLERYLISGAIIAIMAQRLARKLCLYCKEMVEDGRYKAHGCPNCVGTGYSGRVVISEVLEISANLASLMARGESSGIILAEAKREGFIPMEVSAMELVDSGVTSLEEILSLI; encoded by the coding sequence ATGAACGAGATGTTGAAAAAGCTGCAAAACTCTAGCATAACTCTATCTGCTGCAGCTAAAGAACTAGCTATAAGCGAAGATGAGATTTGTGAGATTATAAGTGAACAATTTGGCTATGAGATAGCTGATATAAGTGTGGTAGATTACACTTTGGCTGATAGTTTGCCATTAGATATAATGGTTAAATTTGAGATTTTACCTATTAAATTTGAGGCTAATATCATTAGTGTTGCTATGAAAAATCCATTTAATACAAGTGCACTTTTAAGGCTTCGCAATATCTATAAAGATAAAATCATAAAACCTCTAATTATCCAACCAGCTAAGCTAGATAGAATACTTGCTAAACTTCCGCTTCATTATGGTTTAAATGCCATAATTTCACAGGTAAAAGTGCAAATCAATTCCAAAGGATCTAATGATAATAGCGCAGTTTTACGGCTTATTGATAGGGTGTTAAATAGTGCTATAGATCTAAACTCTAGCGATATTCACATTGAGCCAACTAGTTTTGGTTGTGTGATTAGAGTGCGTATTGATGGGGTTTTATGTGAGTTATTTGAATTTGATAGTGATATATATGCTGGGTTAATTGGTAGGTTAAAGCTGCTTGCAAATTTAGATATTGCTGAACATAAAAAAGCACAAGATGGTAGATTTTCATATGATATAAATGGCAGAAGTATTGATTTTAGAATTTCAGTTTTGCCTATTATTGATGGGCAAAGTGTAGTGCTTAGGATTCTTGATAGTCATAAGATGATTGTAAATTTGCAAAATTTAGGATTAAATGAGTTGAATTTTAGCACTTTAAAGCGTGCGATTTATAAAAACTATGGAATGATTTTAGTTACTGGTCCAACAGGAAGCGGTAAAACTACTACTATTTACTCAGCACTTAATGAGCTAAAAGGGCCAACTAAAAAGATTATTACCATAGAAGAGCCAGTAGAGTATCAAATGAGCTATCTTCAGCAAGTTGCTGTTGGGCATAGAAGCGCAATTAGTTTTGAAGAGGCGTTGCGTTCAGCGCTTCGACAAGATCCAGATATTATAATGATAGGTGAGATTAGGGATTATCAAAGTTTGCGTACAGCTGTGGGCGCAGCTCTTACTGGCCATTTGGTACTTAGTACATTACATACTAATAATGCTATTAGTGCTATAGATAGAATGATGGATATGGGGTTGGAGCGTTATCTTATTAGTGGTGCTATTATAGCGATTATGGCACAGCGTTTGGCTAGAAAGCTTTGCTTGTATTGCAAAGAGATGGTTGAGGATGGACGATATAAGGCTCATGGTTGCCCTAACTGTGTAGGAACTGGATATAGTGGTAGAGTTGTCATTAGTGAGGTTTTAGAAATTAGTGCGAATTTAGCTTCGCTTATGGCTCGTGGCGAGTCTAGTGGGATTATTCTAGCAGAGGCTAAGCGTGAAGGTTTTATCCCTATGGAAGTAAGTGCTATGGAGCTAGTAGATAGTGGAGTTACTAGTCTTGAAGAGATATTAAGCCTGATTTAA
- a CDS encoding citrate synthase: protein MSNTVTLTDNRNGKSYEFPILDGTLGPSVIDISNLYKDTGMFTFDRGYTSTAMCRSAITYIDGEAGTLMHRGYDIAWLAENKKYLDLVYLLFNSKLPSQEELDAFRQELKERSYLNEKMIKLFDCFPDKAHPMAVLQASVATMSAYYKRDMNFDDMKDYMELAKRMVAKIPTMIAFYYRHVRGFPTVYPDLDRGFTENFLYMLRAFPHNRVDLKPIEVKAFDTILMLHADHEQNASTTTVRTVGSTHAHPYSCISAGIGALWGHAHGGANEGVIRQLEMIGTPDRVDEFIKKAKDKNDPFRLMGFGHRVYKNFDPRAKVLKGLRDRLIDEIGIDSNLIKVATRIEEIALNDEYFVSRNLYPNVDFHSGVILKALGIPNEMFAAIFVMGRVPGWLSQWMELKSQDNIKIVRPRQLYVGPASQPE, encoded by the coding sequence ATGAGTAACACAGTAACATTAACCGACAATAGAAATGGAAAAAGCTATGAATTTCCTATTCTTGATGGTACTTTAGGGCCTAGCGTTATAGATATATCTAATCTATACAAAGATACTGGTATGTTTACATTTGATAGGGGCTATACTAGCACCGCAATGTGTCGTTCAGCTATCACATATATCGATGGCGAGGCTGGGACTTTGATGCATAGGGGCTATGATATAGCGTGGCTTGCTGAAAATAAAAAATATCTAGATTTGGTATATCTATTATTTAATAGCAAACTCCCAAGCCAAGAGGAGCTAGACGCATTTCGCCAAGAGCTAAAAGAGAGAAGCTATCTAAATGAAAAGATGATAAAACTATTTGATTGTTTCCCTGATAAGGCTCATCCGATGGCGGTTTTACAAGCAAGTGTAGCTACTATGAGTGCTTACTATAAAAGAGATATGAACTTTGATGATATGAAAGATTATATGGAATTAGCTAAAAGAATGGTAGCTAAAATCCCTACTATGATAGCATTTTATTATCGTCATGTTCGTGGCTTCCCAACTGTATATCCAGATCTTGATCGTGGATTTACAGAGAATTTCTTATATATGTTAAGAGCATTCCCACACAATAGAGTAGATCTAAAACCAATCGAAGTAAAAGCATTTGATACAATCTTAATGCTTCACGCTGACCACGAGCAAAATGCCTCTACTACGACTGTTAGGACAGTTGGCTCTACTCACGCTCATCCATACTCATGTATAAGTGCTGGTATTGGTGCTTTATGGGGACATGCTCATGGTGGTGCTAATGAGGGCGTTATAAGACAGCTTGAGATGATCGGTACTCCAGATAGAGTTGATGAATTCATCAAAAAAGCAAAAGACAAAAACGATCCATTCCGCCTAATGGGCTTTGGACATAGAGTTTATAAAAACTTTGACCCAAGAGCCAAAGTATTAAAAGGCTTAAGAGATAGATTAATTGATGAGATTGGTATAGATAGCAATCTAATTAAAGTCGCTACTAGAATCGAAGAGATAGCTCTAAATGATGAGTATTTCGTATCTAGAAACTTATATCCAAATGTGGATTTCCATAGTGGTGTAATCTTAAAAGCTTTAGGAATTCCAAATGAGATGTTTGCGGCTATATTTGTAATGGGTAGAGTTCCAGGCTGGCTAAGCCAGTGGATGGAGCTAAAATCTCAAGACAATATCAAAATTGTTCGCCCAAGACAGCTATATGTTGGACCAGCATCTCAACCTGAGTAA
- a CDS encoding biotin synthase, with translation MNKVVMLCAICNVSSGNCPEDCAYCTQSAHVKADINRYKQKSIEQILKEAKMAKANKALGFCLVTSGRGLDDKKLEFICQTAKTLQKEVPELLLIACNGSASYESLKELKNAGIFSYNHNLETSREYFPKICSTHSWDERFQTNLNAKRAGLELCCGGIYGLGESNEDRISFRNSLKELNPFTSPINFFIPNPALKIKEPKLSADEALEILRDSAKALPNTRIMVAGGREVILGDRQYEILENGASAIVVGDYLTTSGEAASKDIEELKKRGFEFATQCH, from the coding sequence ATGAATAAAGTAGTAATGCTATGTGCGATATGTAATGTTAGTAGTGGCAACTGCCCTGAAGATTGTGCGTATTGTACTCAAAGTGCTCATGTAAAAGCTGATATAAATAGATATAAACAAAAAAGTATAGAACAAATTTTAAAAGAGGCCAAAATGGCTAAGGCAAATAAAGCTCTTGGCTTTTGCTTAGTTACTAGCGGTAGGGGACTTGATGATAAAAAACTTGAGTTTATCTGCCAAACTGCTAAAACCCTACAAAAAGAGGTGCCTGAGCTACTGCTGATAGCATGTAATGGAAGTGCGAGTTATGAGAGCTTAAAAGAGCTTAAAAATGCTGGAATTTTCAGCTATAATCACAATCTTGAAACAAGCCGTGAATACTTTCCTAAAATCTGCTCTACTCATAGCTGGGATGAGAGATTTCAGACGAATTTAAATGCCAAAAGAGCTGGGCTTGAGCTTTGCTGTGGCGGGATTTATGGTCTTGGAGAGAGCAATGAAGATAGAATAAGCTTTAGAAACTCACTAAAAGAGCTAAATCCATTTACTAGTCCAATAAATTTCTTTATCCCAAATCCCGCTTTGAAAATCAAAGAGCCAAAGCTTAGTGCCGATGAAGCCTTAGAGATATTAAGAGATAGCGCTAAGGCTCTGCCTAATACTAGAATAATGGTAGCTGGCGGTAGAGAGGTAATCCTTGGCGATAGGCAATATGAGATATTAGAAAATGGAGCTAGTGCTATTGTCGTGGGGGATTATCTAACTACTAGTGGCGAGGCTGCTAGTAAGGATATAGAAGAGCTTAAAAAACGAGGCTTTGAGTTTGCAACACAGTGCCATTAA
- a CDS encoding cation:proton antiporter, translating to MQHSAINELSILLVLAFIIFISPYFSKISKIPIAPIEIMMGIIFGFFGFIPHSEPFKIVAEVGFFYLMFLAGTEIDLKSFFKIEKSIIKLAFAYLTILYIVAGVFSAFISPAFLVIVVVPLMSVGILSTLFKEYGKNEPWLNTAMIAGGIGEVLSIALLTLMSAYIEFGSSIELFSSIYYLILFIVLCVLGFKGLEVLFWWYPNLKILLMPHDDKSEKDIRLSMALFFSTVAVMIYLNLEIVLGAFIAGSFIATFFNHKKDLPHKLGSFGFGFLVPIFFVYIGTTVELEYLLVPGVLDNAMKLMIFMIIVRVISSMIFVKRFGLYDSILFGLSLSMPLTLLVAVATVAYNAGNIAKELYFAFIIASIFEVILSMILIKFTNYLKFRLK from the coding sequence TTGCAACACAGTGCCATTAATGAACTTTCTATTTTACTTGTTTTGGCGTTTATAATCTTTATATCGCCATATTTTTCTAAAATTTCTAAAATCCCAATCGCCCCTATAGAGATTATGATGGGGATAATCTTTGGGTTTTTTGGGTTTATACCACATAGTGAGCCATTTAAGATAGTAGCTGAAGTTGGGTTTTTTTATCTAATGTTTTTGGCTGGGACTGAGATAGATCTGAAATCTTTTTTTAAAATAGAAAAAAGCATTATAAAGCTAGCTTTTGCTTATCTAACTATTTTATATATTGTGGCTGGGGTTTTTAGTGCGTTTATATCGCCAGCGTTTTTGGTTATTGTGGTGGTGCCACTTATGTCGGTTGGAATTTTATCTACCCTATTTAAAGAGTATGGCAAAAACGAGCCTTGGCTAAATACCGCTATGATCGCTGGTGGCATAGGCGAGGTGCTTAGTATCGCTCTTTTAACCCTTATGTCAGCTTATATTGAATTTGGTAGTTCTATTGAGTTATTTAGTAGCATATACTATCTTATACTATTTATTGTGCTTTGTGTGCTTGGATTTAAGGGGCTTGAAGTGCTATTTTGGTGGTATCCAAATCTCAAAATTCTACTAATGCCTCACGATGATAAGAGCGAAAAGGATATCCGCCTATCTATGGCGCTATTTTTTAGTACTGTAGCGGTGATGATATATCTGAATTTAGAGATTGTCCTTGGGGCTTTTATCGCTGGGAGCTTTATCGCTACATTTTTTAATCACAAAAAAGATCTTCCACATAAGCTAGGTAGCTTTGGGTTTGGATTTTTGGTGCCAATATTTTTTGTCTATATTGGTACAACCGTGGAGCTTGAATATCTTTTGGTTCCTGGAGTGCTTGATAATGCTATGAAATTGATGATATTTATGATTATTGTGCGAGTGATATCTTCAATGATATTTGTAAAGCGTTTTGGATTATATGATAGTATTCTTTTTGGCTTATCACTCTCAATGCCACTTACGCTTTTAGTAGCTGTGGCTACGGTAGCTTATAATGCTGGAAATATAGCAAAAGAGCTATATTTTGCTTTTATTATCGCTAGTATTTTTGAGGTGATTTTGTCTATGATATTAATAAAATTTACAAATTATCTTAAATTTCGCCTTAAATAA
- a CDS encoding 3'(2'),5'-bisphosphate nucleotidase CysQ family protein, whose amino-acid sequence MDQHLNLSKLHDIAISAALAAGEAILAVYDKFELSLKSDSSPLTTADLVANQAIFTHLQSTQIPICSEESILPFHMRNEDALFWLVDPLDGTKEFIARNGEFCVCIALIWHSRPILGVIYTPLSKEIYSSFAGAPVFRNFEQIGEYKENLQSLKLVNNTLNLDGSNILISGRSADMTQIENFAKEFNLNLATLGSAIKFSKLASQEVGVFIRFYGSHIWDTAAGDFLLHQSGGIMLSLSTLQPLNYAKKITLNDSFIALSRSQKSNLKRYLEYIKLQII is encoded by the coding sequence TTGGACCAGCATCTCAACCTGAGTAAGCTTCACGACATTGCCATCTCTGCAGCTTTGGCTGCAGGAGAGGCTATTTTAGCTGTTTATGATAAATTTGAGCTATCTTTAAAAAGTGATAGCTCACCCTTAACTACTGCTGATTTAGTAGCAAATCAAGCGATATTTACCCACTTGCAATCGACACAAATTCCTATATGTTCTGAAGAGAGTATTTTGCCTTTTCATATGCGAAATGAAGATGCGCTTTTTTGGCTTGTTGATCCGCTTGATGGAACAAAGGAATTTATTGCTAGAAATGGAGAGTTCTGCGTTTGTATAGCTTTAATTTGGCATTCTAGGCCTATTTTAGGAGTTATATATACTCCACTTAGCAAAGAGATTTATAGTAGCTTTGCAGGTGCGCCAGTATTTAGAAATTTTGAGCAAATAGGGGAATATAAGGAAAATTTACAAAGTCTAAAACTAGTAAATAATACTTTAAATTTAGATGGTTCAAATATTTTAATTAGCGGTCGTTCAGCTGATATGACGCAGATTGAAAATTTTGCTAAAGAGTTTAATTTAAATTTAGCTACGCTTGGTTCAGCGATTAAATTTAGCAAACTAGCAAGCCAAGAAGTTGGAGTTTTTATAAGATTTTATGGTTCGCATATTTGGGATACGGCTGCGGGTGATTTTTTATTACATCAAAGTGGCGGGATTATGCTCTCACTTAGTACGCTTCAACCGTTAAATTATGCTAAAAAAATTACATTAAATGATAGCTTCATTGCATTGAGCCGTAGTCAAAAGTCAAATTTAAAACGATATCTAGAATATATAAAATTACAAATTATTTGA
- a CDS encoding ribose-phosphate pyrophosphokinase has product MRGYKIFSGTANVEFSKMVAKYLGIPLSEASIKRFSDGEISVQIGESVRGKDVFIIQPTCAPANINLMELLILTDALKRSSASSITAVVPYFGYARQDRKAAPRVPITAKLVANMMQTAGIDRVVTMDLHAGQIQGFFDIPVDNLYGTIVFLDYVKSKNLKNPIVASPDVGGVARARSLAKSLNLDMVIVDKRREKANESEVMNIIGDVNGKDVILIDDMIDTAGTIVKAAEVFKKNGATSVMAFCTHPVLSGPAYDRINSGALDELVTTDTIPLKEQSPYIKVLTTAPLFGEVIRRVYHDESVNSLFS; this is encoded by the coding sequence ATGCGTGGATATAAGATTTTTTCTGGGACAGCAAATGTAGAGTTTTCAAAAATGGTGGCTAAATATCTTGGAATTCCGCTTAGCGAAGCTAGTATAAAGAGATTTAGCGATGGAGAGATTAGCGTACAAATAGGCGAAAGTGTGCGGGGTAAAGATGTTTTTATCATTCAGCCAACCTGTGCTCCAGCCAATATAAACCTAATGGAGCTACTAATCCTAACTGATGCTCTAAAACGCTCAAGTGCAAGCTCTATAACAGCAGTGGTGCCATACTTTGGCTATGCTAGACAAGATAGAAAAGCTGCTCCAAGAGTACCAATTACAGCTAAATTAGTAGCAAATATGATGCAAACCGCTGGCATAGATAGAGTAGTAACTATGGATCTTCACGCTGGGCAAATTCAAGGATTTTTTGATATTCCAGTAGATAATCTTTATGGAACTATTGTATTTTTAGACTATGTAAAGAGTAAAAATCTTAAAAATCCTATTGTGGCAAGCCCTGATGTAGGTGGCGTAGCACGTGCTAGAAGCCTAGCTAAAAGCTTAAATCTAGATATGGTGATTGTAGATAAACGCCGCGAAAAAGCAAACGAGAGCGAAGTTATGAATATCATAGGCGATGTAAATGGCAAGGATGTAATCTTAATCGATGATATGATCGATACAGCAGGCACAATAGTCAAAGCCGCTGAAGTATTTAAGAAAAATGGCGCCACAAGCGTAATGGCCTTTTGTACTCATCCGGTTTTAAGCGGGCCTGCGTATGATAGGATAAATAGCGGAGCCTTAGATGAGCTAGTCACGACTGATACCATCCCACTCAAAGAGCAAAGCCCATATATCAAGGTTTTAACCACAGCGCCACTATTTGGCGAGGTAATCCGCAGAGTATATCACGATGAGAGCGTAAATAGCCTATTTTCGTAA
- a CDS encoding type II secretion system F family protein → MLKRFYLQAARLFAISEESKVGLGAKFRRIDNRVLAIYIRQIGTLMEAGVSVLEAFSSVAQGCHNPILRKILDDISSDLNSGLSLEQALSGFKSELGAVSVAMFALGQNSGRLPEALFMLSDMLNEMAENKAKFKRALRYPMIVLLSLIIAFNLLIVMVVPSFAGVFAAIGGELPLATRILLGLESFIAGYGFLALFGIIFIGFLIWYFYRFNSKFRIKFDNFLLKIPLLKGLILYSSLTKFSLLLSRLISAGMSIDKAINIANGVVENSYISSKIAFVAMDIHSGQTLSKAFEGAHVYEKIAIQIIKAGQTSGVIDEMFAHVSKFYKQKYDTLIDGLNGSLEPVLLIAIAGAVLLLGLGIFMPLWELSSGSGLY, encoded by the coding sequence ATGCTAAAGAGATTTTATCTTCAAGCGGCGAGATTATTTGCTATTAGTGAGGAGAGTAAAGTTGGGCTTGGAGCAAAATTTAGGCGGATTGATAACAGAGTTTTAGCTATTTATATTAGGCAGATTGGAACCTTAATGGAGGCTGGAGTAAGTGTTCTTGAGGCTTTTTCTAGCGTGGCGCAAGGGTGCCATAACCCTATACTTAGGAAAATTTTAGATGATATTAGCTCAGATTTGAACTCTGGCCTGAGTCTTGAGCAAGCTCTTAGCGGGTTTAAAAGTGAACTAGGAGCAGTTAGCGTAGCGATGTTTGCTCTGGGACAAAATAGCGGACGGTTGCCTGAGGCGCTTTTTATGCTTAGTGATATGCTCAACGAGATGGCAGAAAATAAGGCAAAATTTAAAAGAGCGCTTCGTTATCCTATGATAGTTTTACTCTCTTTGATAATAGCGTTTAATCTATTAATTGTGATGGTAGTACCATCATTTGCTGGAGTATTTGCAGCTATAGGCGGAGAGCTTCCGCTGGCTACTAGAATACTTTTAGGGCTTGAGAGTTTTATTGCTGGTTATGGATTTTTGGCATTATTTGGGATAATTTTTATTGGATTTTTGATTTGGTATTTTTATAGATTTAACTCTAAATTTAGGATAAAATTTGATAATTTTTTGCTTAAAATTCCATTGCTTAAGGGGTTGATTTTATATAGTTCATTGACTAAATTTAGTCTGCTTTTATCACGATTGATAAGTGCTGGAATGTCAATTGATAAGGCTATAAATATCGCAAATGGTGTTGTAGAAAATAGTTATATAAGCAGTAAAATCGCTTTTGTAGCAATGGATATCCATAGCGGGCAGACGCTTAGCAAGGCTTTTGAAGGTGCTCATGTATATGAGAAAATAGCTATCCAGATTATAAAGGCTGGACAAACAAGCGGAGTAATTGATGAGATGTTTGCTCATGTATCAAAGTTTTATAAGCAAAAATATGACACGCTTATCGATGGGTTAAATGGGAGTTTAGAGCCAGTTTTATTAATAGCAATAGCTGGGGCAGTACTACTTTTGGGGCTTGGAATTTTTATGCCACTTTGGGAACTCTCTAGTGGTTCTGGGTTGTATTGA